The genomic DNA ACTTCACCTTCTTTGTGTAAGCTTACCTGCTTTGGTGCCCCATTTTGGGTGTGCCTGGGTGGCTCCTCTGTCTTCTGCTGGGGTGCCGGTGGGCTGCCGGTGGATAGGCTAGGTGGTACAGGGGCTGGAGAGTAGGAGTCAAATAACAAGTCCCCTTGGTCCGACAGCTTGGGGAAGGTCAGCGAGCGGATGTTGCAGGGCCGGTCTGGGTCCATTGTCCGTCCCTGGGCCAGACTCCCAGCTCTGTCCATGTCCAGTTGCGCCACCAGCCCGTTGAGGGAAAAGGCCGTTTTTGCCGGAAGGCTGGTGGCGAGGAGTTGGGGTGGAGGCGTGCTGCCTCGCGATGCCAGCTCGGGCTGGGGTTCCCCAGGTGGGGATACAGACTGCTGCTGGGGCTGTGGCTGGCTCTGGAGGATGTTGCGCAGCTCCTCCCTATCGTCCAGCGTTTTCAGCTCCAGCTTGTCGAAGGGGTCCTCCTCGCGCTCAAAGTCAGCCAGGTTAAGGTACTGGGGCTCCGGGATGCTGGGAGCGGTCTGCCTGGCGGGCGCGGGCAGCGGGGTGAGGATAGCGTTGTGGCGCAGTGCGGCCATCAGCGGATTCAATGCGGGCGGGAGAGCATCCTGCTCCTCGGCGGGGCGAGGCCTCTTGCCCCCGCCGGCCAATCCCCCGTCAGGGTCTTGTGCGGGGGGTGAGTGCTCCCTGCTCTCCAACTCCACCCTGGCCACCTCTGCAGCTCGGGCCTCCGCTGCCCTGGCCTCGGCCAGCTCCGCACCCCAGCGCACACTCCGCCTCTCCAGGGAGAAGTCATACTGCAGTGCCCAAAGAGAGACAACCAGCATGACTAGTTAGAGCGGAGCAGCAGACAAAGGACTAAAGGAACCGAGACTAATCAACCCGGGTGAATCTGGTTGAGTCATGAGATCTTATTTTCAACATTTACAGAGGTGCCCTCCTAATACAGACTAATATTACAGGGAAGCGATAAAAATTACCAAGCATCCCCATCATTGAAACGCTTGATGCAACAGTGACATAAATCAGAAGGCTTACCTGCAGGTCTGcaagcacagagagacagtcaggcaggcagaagCCAACAGGAAGACCCACTTTGGCAGGGCAGCGGAACTTATCGTTGATTTTAAATGGAACATCATCAAGGTAGCTGATGGGTCCTGGAAAAACAGGATGAATGAATGGCCTAAATAAAAAATGACACCATGACGCAAATGCAGGAATATTTTTAAAACAAAATGAGCAGatggagaacagaggaagaggcCGAAAGACAGACACACTCACCATTGTTGTGGGTATCAGACTTCCTCGCAGCCATTTATAGTCTGTAAAACACAAAGGGCTCTTGAATGAACGAGAGATTCCTTAGAGGAAGCAGTGAGGGTGTTTTCACACAGTCCTATTtaaaagtgaactctggggtaaaAACAAAGAGCAAAAGAAGTCAGttctctttgtattcacactgcccttgCCTTTGACTGAGGACTCAACTCTTTTGCCAGTTCACTTCAACTATTTTGTGGTCCTCTTTGCATTCACATTGCTATGTTAAGAAAGGAACCAATATCTCTTTCCAACATGCATTCTGGGTTTTTACAATGTGTAGGACAAGCCATTCAATCAGAAAGCGTTATTGGACAGCTAGTTATACATTTTGTACGCTAATACATTGACAGCATTTAGTTAAAATATGAAACAGAATTGCAATCAGAAGATGCTATTAATATTTGCATTTGATTGGTAACAGAATAACTACCACTATTATTATaataccctgctggtcatctatgaacatcttggccattttctgttataatctccatatagcacagccagaagaggactggccacccctcataacctggtttcttcctaggttcctgcatttccaggtagtttttcctagccaccatgcttctacatctgcattgcttggttttttggtgttttaggctgggtttctgtattgtgacatctgctgatgtaaaaaagggctttaaatacatttgattatttATTCCGCAATTATTCAATCAACGCTGTAATTGAAAAAAACATTTGTACAAGGTAGGCTACTACCCCGTTAAGAGCTAAAATATAGTACAAAATCTGTTTCTCACCAAACATGTCGTCTTCTCACACTATTCAAACCCCACAATCAATGAACAGCTTATGAAGCTCTCAGCCTATTGATCACATAATGCAAACAATCTGAACAAAGACATTTTGGAATGTGTTGTAGTAGTCTAGTGTGTGGTACGGGAATAATGACATGCAAACCTGGGGAGCTATGCGTTAAAATTGTCTTCAAAAAAGGAGAACCAGACCGCTGAATTCAAGAGAACCAAACTCAGACCACCTCACGAGATGGTTACAGTTCGGGGATCTTTTGACGGGTCTGAGTTCATTTGGAGAGTTCACACTGCACAAAGAAACTAAGAGAACTGCACTGAGTACACAAAAATTGGTTGAACGGGACCAAGTGTGAAAACACCCTGAAACAACACAAAACATCAACACCATATCCACCATTATACAGAGCATTTGGAAgtacagaccccttgactttatttATCATTTTTTAGACATTGTTACATttcagctttattctaaaatgtttcattatttttttaatcccctcaatctacacacaataccccataatgacaaagcaaaaacagattatacactaccgttcaaaagtttgtggttacttagaaatgtccttgtttttgaaagaaaagcatgtttgtctattaaaatatcaaattgatccaaaatacagtgtagacattgttaatgttgtaaatgactattgtagctggaaacggccgACTTtcgaatggaatatctacattagGTGTAGAGGCCAATTAAcagcaaccatccctcctgtgttccaatggcacgttgtgttagctaatccaagtttatcatttaaaaaaaaaaaggctaattgagcatgagaaaacccttttgcaattatgttagcacagctgaaaaccgaATGTGTTCGCATTCTGTAAAGCGTttggggaggtactcagatccagactcattgcgggGAAGAAATCAACGTCCGTAGGTGTGGCGTAGTGTTTGGCCCGGAGCAAGGAGTCTGAATAGCCAGGCAACTGGGGAGCCCCCTCTCCCAAAAAGCTACCATACAGGCCCCCTTTGTAGAAACACAGTGGTATATCCATGGGGGcatattacagtgccttcagaaagtatttataccgtTGGACTTATTTTCTCAcccagctacacacaataccccacgatgacaaagtaaaaacaagtTTGACATTTGAGCAagtgtattgaaaatgaaatacagaaatgtctcatttacataagtattcacacccctgaatcaatactctgtagaagcacctttagcagcgattacagctgtgagactTTCTGGATGAGtcgaagagctttccacacctgtatTGTGCAACATTAGCCCATTATTCTTTGTAATATTCTTCAAGATCTGTCAAATGGTTCAATGCTAGACAACCACTTTCAGTTCTTGACAGAGTTGACTTACATCTACTTGAAAAtatcagccactcaggaacattcacggtcttcttggtaagcaacttgtgtggatttgccttgtgttttatgttattgtcctgatgaaaggtgAATGTATCTCCCTGtgcctggt from Oncorhynchus clarkii lewisi isolate Uvic-CL-2024 chromosome 7, UVic_Ocla_1.0, whole genome shotgun sequence includes the following:
- the LOC139413782 gene encoding ubiquitin-associated protein 1-like isoform X1, with amino-acid sequence MAARKSDTHNNGPISYLDDVPFKINDKFRCPAKVGLPVGFCLPDCLSVLADLQYDFSLERRSVRWGAELAEARAAEARAAEVARVELESREHSPPAQDPDGGLAGGGKRPRPAEEQDALPPALNPLMAALRHNAILTPLPAPARQTAPSIPEPQYLNLADFEREEDPFDKLELKTLDDREELRNILQSQPQPQQQSVSPPGEPQPELASRGSTPPPQLLATSLPAKTAFSLNGLVAQLDMDRAGSLAQGRTMDPDRPCNIRSLTFPKLSDQGDLLFDSYSPAPVPPSLSTGSPPAPQQKTEEPPRHTQNGAPKQINAGPLPCGAALLNLSPSGRQCVETIVSMGYSYEGVLRAMQRRGQNVEQVLEYLFTHTRLCERGFEPSAVEEGLEMYQCSEEKALEFLSLMTRFGEMGFERDTIKEVLLVHNNDQEKALEDLMSRAAAS
- the LOC139413782 gene encoding ubiquitin-associated protein 1-like isoform X2 — translated: MAARKSDTHNNGPISYLDDVPFKINDKFRCPAKVGLPVGFCLPDCLSVLADLQYDFSLERRSVRWGAELAEARAAEARAAEVARVELESREHSPPAQDPDGGLAGGGKRPRPAEEQDALPPALNPLMAALRHNAILTPLPAPARQTAPSIPEPQYLNLADFEREEDPFDKLELKTLDDREELRNILQSQPQPQQQSVSPPGEPQPELASRGSTPPPQLLATSLPAKTAFSLNGLVAQLDMDRAGSLAQGRTMDPDRPCNIRSLTFPKLSDQGDLLFDSYSPAPVPPSLSTGSPPAPQQKTEEPPRHTQNGAPKQINAGPLPCGAALLNLSPSGRQCVETIVSMGYSYEGVLRAMQRRGQNVEQVLEYLFTHTRLCERGFEPSAVEEGLEMYQCSEEKIPSLTVEVYL